In the Plasmodium gaboni strain SY75 chromosome 13, whole genome shotgun sequence genome, tttatttatttctaGCTTTACAAATATTGTCTAAACGTTTTATTactataattatatatatatatatatgtacgTATAAGTGATTTTaattcttatttatattatatatattttaattatcTTAAAACTTTTTAAATGTGTATATCTTATAACAGTTATGTGTACACAATATGTAATAGTAATAACCTTTAgtgttatataatattcattgatttttttatataatattatatattaatatatatatatatattttcttttcaagtttttatttatagaCAGTGACtttgatattttttaaatgtttattaaaatatatagatcATAAATACAAACTAATATTTAAgcaaatatttatttataatttaaatgttctaatatattttgtgaaattaaaaaatatatatatatatattataaccattgaataatatataaaaaagaaatgtATTGATGGACAAGCATgattttgttttttttttttttttttaaataaaaactCAGGATGAgttaattaataatataaaggaaatattatatttgtaatattgTGTACATGTTCTTACATGGTGTACTAAAGACATTCAATTGTTAAACTTTATAAATTGTgtcctttttttttctttttttttttttaatagtATTATTGAATTCAAATATTAAGAgatcaaataaataaataaataaataaataaatatatatatatatatatgtatacatttTGAATGTACTGAACAACTGATAATTTGCATTCATATAAGGAAGAAAGAAGcgtaaaaaaaaaataaggaaaaaaaattcaacTACAATTTTGTTATGAGCGTCcaaacaaataaaaaatataatatatatatattattcatatacacaatataaatataaattcaCATTAAAGTTGTGACATATCCAATTTTAATCAGAAaggaaagaaaaaaaaaataataattattagtactttttaaaataatcattttatataaaaaaggtatataaattaaagTTGTAGGAAGCAAAAACACAGCgtctttttatttataacaacatataaaaaaaaaaaaaaaaaaaattgaagacattaaaagaattgttatataaataaataaataaataaatatatatatatatatatatgtacagTCAACACTAActtctttttataatattatatatttaaaaacaaaagaatgcaaaagaaaattttttttattaaatataacatttgatatataaagaattcaaagtttttgtttttttatatattcatgatatataaaatattttaaacataattcttcatttcctaattatataattatattatttatttggACATGTTACAATAAATATTAGAGGtgaaaaatatacaaaaaattaaaattgaaataaaataataaaagacgtaaatagaaaaaaaaaaaaaaaaaaaataaaagaaaagaaacAAGAGAGTATAAtcttttctttaattttagttttttttttttttttttttttttttttttttttttttttttttttttttttttttttttNNNNNNNNNNNNNNNNNNNNNNNNNNNNNNNNNNNNNNNNNNNNNNNNNNNNNNNNNNNNNNNNNNNNNNNNNNNNNNNNNNNNNNNNNNNNNNNNNNNNNNNNNNNNNNNNNNNNNNNNNNNNNNNNNNNNNNNNNNNNNNNNNNNNNNNNNNNNNNNNNNNNNNNNNNNNNNNNNNNNNNNNNNNNNNNNNNNNNNNNNNNNNNNNNNNNNNNNNNNNNNNNNNNNNNNNNNNNNNNNNNNNNNNNNNNNNNNNNNNNNNNNNNNNNNNNNNNNNNNNNNNNNNNNNNNNNNNNNNNNTAATTAGGAAATGAAGAATTAtgtttaaaatattttatatatcatgaatatataaaaaaacaaaaactttgaattctttatatatcaaatgttatatttaataaaaaaaattttcttttgcattcttttgtttttaaatatataatattataaaaagaagTTAGTGTTGActgtacatatatatatatatatatatatatatatatatatatagttgGCTACTTAGTCTAGTGGTATGATTCTCGCTTTGGGTGCGAGAGGTCCCGGGTTCAATTCCCGGAGTAGCccatttttttcttccttcttttcttttttttttctttttaaattagaaaaatttacatgtaattttttattttttcatagCTGAGGGGGGTTCctcatatatatttatatatatcattgtattatattatatatgtatataatatatattatattatatatattataatattgcactgattaaaaattaaaagaaaataataacatatatattatatattgagtggtatttatatataatcatataagTAACACtactttatatatatttattttttggAGGGAccattttttatatattattttatataaatacatttcTTTAAGAAATTAAgtttcttatttatttcaccattctttaatatattatatatataacatattgtaagaagaatatttaacttttaaaaatgagaaagaaatttttattttattttttcacttaataaaatatatttttgtgatgtatattatattatatatatatatagatatagATATGTcattaatatgtatatattatatatataatatatatatgtacatttaatttttttttttttcacatTTAAACAATGTATCatctattatatatatataatacatatatatatacataatatatatgtatattatatatatatatatatatatatatatatatatatacatcatatatctaatattatttataattttctttttaattgATTATGattgtatttatattatatatatataatatatatttatataataaaaaccttgtaaaaaaaaaaaatgctattaatatatatatatataatatatatattatttatacattttatttgtctataattaatatatatttacatattattatatatatcttaaataatatcataaatatttaatcacattattatatatatatatatatatatatacataataataatttattttattatatacataaaatatatatatatattacatatatgttttataaagaatatattatatatattattacatttttttataattatctcaaaaaaaaaaaaaattttttttcccagttataaatatacattattatttatatgtttattatatatatatatatatattttttttttattgtactttaacaaaaaaaaaaaaggaaaaaaaaaaaaaaagatcaaataaatataatttctATTTAACTAATTAAAATTGTTCATTCTTcttttgaatatatatatatatatatatatgtttatatatatatattNNNNNNNNNNNNNNNNNNNNNNNNNNNNNNNNNNNNNNNNNNNNNNNNNNNNNNNNNNNNNNNNNNNNNNNNNNNNNNNNNNNNNNNNNNNNNNNNNNNNNNNNNNNNNNNNNNNNNNNNNNNNNNNNNNNNNNNNNNNNNNNNNNNNNNNNNNNNNNNNNNNNNNNNNNNNNNNNNNNNNNNNNNNNNNNNNNNNNNNNNNNNNNNNNNNNNNNNNNNNNNNNNNNNNNNNNNNNNNNNNNNNNNNNNNNNNNNNNNNNNNNNNNNNNNNNNNNNNNNNNNNNNNNNNNNNNNNNNNNNACCGTGGATCGAAACCACGCGCTGCTACTagattttaaaaaaatcaaaaatttcatttaatttaaaaaaagagagaaatgagaaaaaagttaaaaaaaaaaaaaaaaaaaaaaaattttatgtacatgataaataataaaaattgtatatatcaaatatacatatataatatatatatatgtgaagtaaataaaattatgtattttatatataatttaaaataaagaaaataatatgtgCCAAAAATTTCatgtgttttttttatatattaatttattatatatataaaaaatatatatatattaattataaaaaaaatatatactatatacatatatataatatatataaactaTATGGACGATATggtattatatatatattatatataatatatatattatatatcttattaatattttaatataatttatcagtattatatatatattaattataaaaaaaatatatactatatacatatatataatatatataaactaTATGGACGATatggtatatatatatatattatatataatatatatattatatatcttattaatattttaatataatttatcagtattatttttaattttataagacttttatatttttatgatatatataaatatattatatgcatgtatttgtatatatttagaatgctttaaaaatatgtatgaaaatatgtaaagtaaaaaaaacacaaataaatatatgttatatatatatattatattatattatatcatataatattcattattacatataagTGTTATACATACGACgataattttataaatactttttttttttttataattccttttatttcaatataattaaaaactcttcattttcttttttatattataaaataaattataatatatacaagAAAATACTTGgttaaatttttttctttatgATCAAATAAAGTTTAATCATTTAAAGCACTTCATTTTGTTTCTGTTTTTTAATGAATCGAAGGTTTGGACATTGTCCTGTTTTATTCAATATTAAAGCacttcattttttttctgttttttaataaatcaaaGGTTTGGACATTGTCCacattataaataattaaaatgttttattcaattaaaaaatatttatttacacaaaataaaacaatttTCAAAATGCGAAAGACTCAAAAATTGTTAAGGTGTATATTATAGTCATATGTTACAATCAactttatataaatcatattttattttttattttataattccATACAAATGAATTTTCCATTCATTTGgcattattttataaattaaatatatattagtataatttttcttcgtaatatattttttttatcttaattcctttttatattaaaaaaataatgttataaattatattaagTCCTATctcaaaaaataaaaaaaaaaattaataaaatattaataaacGATTTACgtttatataatagatATAAAGTATTATTGGTAATAATTCcttctatatatttatatctacTATTGTGTTTTGttcttataaatattttatataatgaaaaataataataattgttttttatataatatttttaaaagaatattgtcaaaaacataaaaaattacatgtaaatttttctaatttaaaaagaaaaaaaaaagaaaagaaggaagaaaaaaatggGCTACTCCGGGAATTGAACCCGGGACCTCTCGCACCCAAAGCGAGAATCATACCACTAGACTAAGTAGCcaactatatatattatatattaattaattattatgaaaatcCTAAAATTAACATAATTTTCGTTCcattattttgaatatatatattttttatatatttatatatttaacatTAAAACTTGGAtactatttatatatttatacaaattcttcttatttgtacttaaatatgttataaatatattatcatttgtaaaataaaaaaaaaaaaaataaaatatttataagaaCAAAACACAATAgtagatataaatatataaatataaatatatatatatatatNNNNNNNNNNNNNNNNNNNNNNNNNNNNNNNNNNNNNNNNNNNNNNNNNNNNNNNNNNNNNNNNNNNNNNNNNNNNNNNNNNNNNNNNNNNNNNNNNNNNttttttttgaatatatatataattatatatgtttataaatatttttttttattattaaaagtgaaaaatatatttaataaaaaaaaaaaaaaaaaaaaaaaaaaaaaaaaaaaaaaagaaaagaaaaggaaaacagagaaaagaaaaataagaaattaagaaaatataaaaagcGGAAAGATTCataatattgtatatatatgtattttatttatttattttaaatattcattttgtatataacagatattataataaaaattgtattattttgtttatatatatattttattaatattacattTGTGAATTgttatgaatatatttattatttgcAATATCTTTgtatgattatatatatgaataacattttattatatgattttttatttttatctttaattatatagaaacaaaaaaaaaaaaaaaaaaaaattcaaacatatatataaagtatatgtatatatatatatatatatatttgaagTATATAACTCCAGAAGcaattaatattttatatatattatatttattttacatatttgtatatcattatttattttacagtgagataagaaaaattatacatatataaatatatatatatatatatatatatatatatttgtatatatcatttcaatatttatgtaaagaacttgaaaaagaaaaaaaaaggttGTATATTTGTTGTTGTCtaaatatatgtgtatatatatatatatgtatatttattgttCACAATTATGAATGGCcccctttttttttttttttttttatgaaatctttaatagatataataaataataatatacatatttttatttatttatttataaaatgtgCGAACGCataagaattatataattaaagtacattatttatataatgatatatgTCTATTTTGTGAAAccatattttattttattttattaaaaaaaaaaaaaaaaaaaaaaaaaaaattgttatacataacaataatatatattgtagacctgcatataattttaaaaagtttttaatattttctcttttctcttttattttattttcttttctttcttttctttttttttttattttatttatctaTATGCCCTTTTTTATGCTTATACAAATAgttttaaaatatttattaagaAGATTTAATATagtttataatattataatatatatattaaatatatgtgaaCAAAATAGATCTATTTATTTAAGGAGacatgaaaaaaaaataatatttgtatgaCAAGACAATTGTAactaaaaatatatttaataatttaaaagaaaaatacattagacttatttattcttgttctattttttgtttatcacatgtatatatttatatatttatttatctatctatttaatttatatcttttaatatatatatatattaaataatgaattCATTGCTattgtaattttttaataatatacatattagaattaaaaagatactcttttaattttaataaacaaatagtaattaaataattttttttttataattaatgcatttattaattacattttattttattctacaagtataaatataataaaaaaaaaaaaaaaaaaaatacagaaaaatataaaacacacacacaacaaaataaagatatacacctattatatacatgtgtatataatatatatatatatatatattttttttatatataactagaaataaaaaaagaaatatttataagaatgaaaatggaattattaaatataaaaaacaatGATAATATTCCATTGGGCTCAATGAGATATACAGATTTGCCATATGGTTGTGAGAGTGAATTATCATCAAATGAAGAATCTCCATTTTTCTCAGTAGGCGATTTTACTAACGAATTACATAGTAGTTTTGATGATATTTCTGACTATATATTAGTAGATGAGTCAGATTTAAAAAGGGACAGATCTGAGAATACGACAGGAAGTGAAAGTAATGTAATGTTAGCATCTATGCGAGGTGATGATAAAAGAGGTggaaatgaaaaaataaaaaaggagTTGAAAAGTTTTAGTTATTCTGAAGAAAGTAAAACATGTAGTGATAATACTCATAATGAAGATGGAAgtaaaaaacaaaattttaGTAGAACATTAGGAACAGAAGGAAGAAAAAGAATGttaaaattattaagaagagcatataaatataatgatgaatgtaagataataatgaaaaataaaaaccCACCATTATCAATAAGTTTCTTACcttattttaatttaaatatgttaTGGCAACTAGCTGAAGATTTTGGAGTATATAATGAAGCCTTGAAAATTCATAGGgaatgtattaaaaaaagaaatgcAAGTGTAAAACTTAAGGCAAGTGCACGAGCTAGTGCGAATTATAATTTACAAGATATTACAAAGGTATCAAAAAACACGAAAACAGAATATGGATCAGATATTGCATCTAATGCAGATATGAACACAGCAGAAGATTATGATATGACCAATGCATCAGTTAATGAAGATGGACAAGgaaaaaggaaaagaaaaaaaattagcttttaaaatggaaaatataaaaaaaaagggaaattataagaatatatgaaaaatataagtacatataaatatgataatatatatatatatatatatatgtatgtatttataggtattaaattatcacaaaatttttagtaatatttaaatgtgtatagtttttttatatgaagtagtatatatgatataagATAAAAATTAGGGTTGATTGGATATACACAGATTACagtcttttttttttttttttttttaataccCTTTATAACATGTATGTTGgcatttatatatttacacaTTATACATGAATGTATATGTCaaaattacatatatgtattatatgCAACAATACTACATGTATTAAAgaaatgttatatatatatatatatatatatatataatacacaaatatttttaatatatatatgtatctataggtatatatttaaatgcatatattaaaaaaaaaattttctttaaaaatttaaatgtattttaaaatgacaacaatgaataaataaataaatatatatatatatatatatatatatatatatatataaatatacatttttacaaaaattttattttttttttttttttttttatatacaaatgTAATTTTGACATATACATTCATGTATAAtgtgtaaatatataaatgcCAACATACATGTTATAAANNNNNNNNNNNNNNNNNNNNNNNNNNNNNNNNNNNNNNNNNNNNNNNNNNNNNNNNNNNNNNNNNNNNNNNNNNNNNNNNNNNNNNNNNNNNNNNNNNNNattatgataattatctcttttattattattatgataattatctcttttattattattattatgataattatctcttttattattattatccattttattatgatgTCCTTCTTGATCTTTTGATATATCCGAATAACTATCATAATCATCACTATAATTCGCCcttttttgtttaatatcctcctttgttttattatataatttgtcATTACATACTCTTCTTTGAATAATCAAATcaacattattattttctttcttttctatgtcatttgaaatattctcagattttaaataatcctttaattctttatctttttttttttttttttttgacAAATCgttatttccttttttctctctttcaatattattagaaagattatcatttgttatagtattattataattgatataattttcaaACTTCAAAATGTTACTATTTAAAAAAGCATCcttgtttatatttttttcgTTTTCTAAAGATTgttcttcattttttttttttatataattatcatcacttatattatatgtgtCATCTCTTTTGTCATCTTTTTCTTGATCATCTGTCGAATCTGTCAAATCTGTAgaataaatttttattttatcatcGTCCCCTTTGATACTtaagaaattattattaaatatatcattttctttttttaaatacatattttcattttttaatgtgataattattttttcttttttccttacatcttcatttaaattattatttcttttttttaatctatctatattattttgaagacatattatatcattttcataataCTTAATCTTTTGTGTAAGATTATTCTTATCTATTTCATTcatatctttttcttttattaaatcTTCATACACATTTTTTACAAGCAAGATATCATTAACTATATTTGTTATTGTATCATTTTTCTgattaataatattttgaagattcttattttcttcttcatactcttttattgtatttattaaagtatttattttttctttcatatCATTCATATTCTGTGTCCATACTTTTTCCTTGTtacaatatttttctttatctNNNNNNNNNNNNNNNNNNNNNNNNNNNNNNNNNNNNNNNNNNNNNNNNNNNNNNNNNNNNNNNNNNNNNNNNNNNNNNNNNNNNNNNNNNNNNNNNNNNNNNNNNNNNNNNNNNNNNNNNNNNNNNNNNNNNNNNNNNNNNNNNNNNNNNNNNNNNNNNNNNNNNNNNNNNNNNNNNNNNNNNNNNNNNNNNNNNNNNNNNNNNNNNNNNNNNNNNNNNNNNNNNNNNNNNNNNNNNNNNNNNNNNNNNNNNNNNNNNNNNNNNNNNNNNNNNNNNNNNNTGATTGaaagaatataaatcatctttcttttctttaaattctgaagtatgaaaaaaatatttgtcTTTTGCCcttattttctttaaactgtttattaaataatgttgattatttatattatcattattatttctgATATCTTGtttatttctatttattttgttattatttaatattatttcattacTTATTCCTAATTCATACTGTTCATCAAAAATATcaataaattttaatttcttttcattctccattttattatttttttcgagtgaacttttttttttctcttcacttgtaataataagagcattctcttttttttggttcttttgtttttttttttttaaaaccTCAGAAGGAGACTCGTAAGCATCCATGGTGTATATTTCATTgtaatcatataaaaaataaataaataaataaataaataaataaataaataaaataaaatatattatttaaatgatatattaagtgtaatagtaataattaaaaaagaaaaaaaaaaaaaaaaaaatatatacatatataaataatatatatatattataatatataaattgattacttttcaaataaaaaaaaatattcatacatattttttttttttttattatatttgaGAATGTaacaaaatttatttttaataattaaaaaaaaaagaaattgAAACCGTTACATgtgtaaatataatacacataataatttattttatta is a window encoding:
- a CDS encoding hypothetical protein (conserved Plasmodium protein, unknown function) — its product is MKMELLNIKNNDNIPLGSMRYTDLPYGCESELSSNEESPFFSVGDFTNELHSSFDDISDYILVDESDLKRDRSENTTGSESNVMLASMRGDDKRGGNEKIKKELKSFSYSEESKTCSDNTHNEDGSKKQNFSRTLGTEGRKRMLKLLRRAYKYNDECKIIMKNKNPPLSISFLPYFNLNMLWQLAEDFGVYNEALKIHRECIKKRNASVKLKASARASANYNLQDITKVSKNTKTEYGSDIASNADMNTAEDYDMTNASVNEDGQGKRKRKKISF
- a CDS encoding hypothetical protein (conserved Plasmodium protein, unknown function~part of same gene as PGSY75_1339700A~gap found within coding sequence) produces the protein DKEKYCNKEKVWTQNMNDMKEKINTLINTIKEYEEENKNLQNIINQKNDTITNIVNDILLVKNVYEDLIKEKDMNEIDKNNLTQKIKYYENDIICLQNNIDRLKKRNNNLNEDVRKKEKIIITLKNENMYLKKENDIFNNNFLSIKGDDDKIKIYSTDLTDSTDDQEKDDKRDDTYNISDDNYIKKKNEEQSLENEKNINKDAFLNSNILKFENYINYNNTITNDNLSNNIEREKKGNNDLSKKKKKKDKELKDYLKSENISNDIEKKENNNVDLIIQRRVCNDKLYNKTKEDIKQKRANYSDDYDSYSDISKDQEGHHNKMDNNNKRDNYHNNNNKRDNYHNNNKRDNYHN
- a CDS encoding hypothetical protein (conserved Plasmodium protein, unknown function~part of same gene as PGSY75_1339700B~gap found within coding sequence) produces the protein MDAYESPSEVLKKKKQKNQKKENALIITSEEKKKSSLEKNNKMENEKKLKFIDIFDEQYELGISNEIILNNNKINRNKQDIRNNNDNINNQHYLINSLKKIRAKDKYFFHTSEFKEKKDDLYSFN